In the Ruminococcus sp. OA3 genome, one interval contains:
- a CDS encoding kinase — MRLEKIQQKLKDMRLEYRYTEVDGCGSLDFDYRGVGYHVWEFEDNGFGAETNVRNGGQSEDVLGDYEEEIVRILDAWK, encoded by the coding sequence ATGCGTTTGGAAAAAATACAGCAAAAGTTAAAAGATATGCGGCTGGAATACCGGTATACGGAAGTGGACGGCTGCGGAAGCCTGGACTTTGACTACCGGGGAGTGGGATATCATGTCTGGGAGTTTGAAGACAATGGCTTCGGGGCTGAGACGAATGTGAGAAACGGCGGTCAGAGTGAAGATGTTCTGGGCGATTATGAGGAGGAGATCGTACGAATCCTGGATGCGTGGAAGTAA
- a CDS encoding LacI family DNA-binding transcriptional regulator, which produces MKITIKKIAEVAGVSRGTVDRALNHRRGVNPEVAKRIIEIADQLGYQPDLAAKGLAAKRYAPKRIGILLCSGGNPFFDEVMEGIRDALDELKVFEVKSSMKFTKGFDLKDQLKKLDEFRQEGIDGLVLTPVYSELVAEKLKEMKREGITVVTINTDIDDSDRLAYVGCDYVKSGKAAAGLLGMMDSGKEERVILVVGSQMVLAQAERLKGIFDTLRDGYKNIRVTRIIENNEDDETSYRLIREALQEDPGLMGICFAGAGQEGGLRAIKESGRGGKLRVITYDLTEVVKGYLRDDVVFATVCQEPYKQGYLGVDILGKYLLTGKHPVEPCVYMHIYIATKYTV; this is translated from the coding sequence ATGAAAATAACGATTAAAAAAATTGCGGAAGTGGCGGGTGTATCGAGGGGCACCGTAGACCGGGCGCTGAATCACCGGAGAGGAGTAAATCCTGAGGTTGCAAAACGGATTATCGAGATTGCCGATCAGCTGGGATATCAGCCGGATCTTGCGGCGAAAGGACTTGCGGCGAAACGATATGCTCCGAAGCGGATTGGAATTCTACTGTGTTCCGGAGGAAATCCCTTTTTTGACGAGGTGATGGAAGGGATCAGGGATGCACTGGATGAGCTGAAAGTGTTTGAAGTCAAAAGCTCCATGAAATTTACAAAAGGTTTTGATTTAAAAGATCAGTTGAAAAAGCTGGATGAATTCCGGCAGGAGGGAATAGACGGACTGGTGCTCACGCCGGTATATTCGGAACTCGTGGCTGAAAAGCTGAAAGAAATGAAGCGGGAAGGGATAACCGTTGTCACCATTAACACGGATATCGATGATTCGGACAGGCTGGCTTATGTGGGCTGTGATTACGTTAAAAGCGGGAAGGCTGCCGCAGGACTGCTGGGCATGATGGATTCAGGAAAAGAAGAACGCGTCATATTAGTTGTGGGGTCCCAGATGGTGCTGGCACAGGCGGAGCGGTTAAAGGGCATCTTTGATACACTCAGAGATGGTTACAAAAATATCAGGGTGACAAGGATTATTGAAAATAATGAGGATGATGAAACTTCCTACCGGCTGATCAGGGAGGCACTGCAGGAAGATCCCGGTCTTATGGGAATCTGTTTTGCAGGTGCAGGACAGGAGGGCGGTCTCCGGGCGATCAAAGAATCGGGACGGGGAGGCAAACTCCGGGTTATCACCTATGATCTGACGGAGGTGGTCAAAGGATACCTGAGGGATGATGTGGTTTTTGCGACGGTGTGCCAGGAACCGTATAAGCAGGGCTATCTTGGGGTTGATATTCTGGGAAAATATCTGCTGACCGGCAAACATCCTGTAGAGCCATGTGTATATATGCATATTTATATAGCAACGAAGTATACCGTATAG
- a CDS encoding class II fructose-bisphosphate aldolase, whose product MRWDRDYVKEAADSGRVIPGFNIFGYEDALAVTRAAEEAGCPVLLMVNRGAVDAMDAECWGKLLSSIAQRAAVPVGVHLDHCSDTDIIRRAVDSGFSSVMYDGSKLSFEKNREITQQMAEYAHACGVLLEAELGQVPYSDLGETEIRYTSPEEAAGISSETEADWLAVSVGNVHRLVDRTVTIDFSVLHQIQKVCRLPLVIHGSSGVSSGDIKRLKHEHIGKMNFGTVLRKAFSDALRMEMQEHPEEFDRLKLFAYPVTRVEQEAYQIISMLQGIPDLSRGKCGEGGKNENSAERTV is encoded by the coding sequence ATGAGATGGGATAGAGATTATGTAAAAGAGGCCGCTGATTCAGGGAGGGTGATACCGGGATTCAACATTTTTGGATATGAAGATGCGCTCGCAGTCACACGTGCGGCGGAGGAAGCCGGGTGTCCGGTGCTCCTGATGGTGAACAGAGGCGCAGTAGATGCGATGGATGCAGAATGCTGGGGAAAGCTGCTTTCCTCGATTGCACAGCGTGCCGCAGTTCCCGTCGGGGTTCATCTGGACCATTGTTCGGATACGGATATCATCAGACGTGCAGTTGACAGCGGATTTAGTTCGGTCATGTATGACGGGTCAAAACTTTCGTTTGAAAAGAACCGGGAGATCACACAGCAGATGGCAGAATATGCACATGCCTGCGGGGTGTTGCTGGAAGCAGAGCTTGGACAGGTGCCGTACAGTGACCTGGGAGAGACGGAGATACGGTATACTTCACCGGAGGAGGCTGCCGGTATATCATCTGAAACAGAGGCGGACTGGCTGGCTGTGTCTGTCGGAAATGTACACCGGCTTGTGGACCGTACGGTCACGATAGATTTTTCAGTGCTGCATCAGATACAGAAGGTTTGCCGGCTTCCGCTTGTCATTCATGGATCCAGCGGCGTTAGCAGCGGCGATATTAAAAGGCTGAAACATGAGCACATCGGTAAAATGAACTTTGGAACTGTTCTCAGAAAAGCTTTTTCTGATGCGCTGAGAATGGAGATGCAGGAACATCCGGAGGAATTTGACCGGCTGAAATTATTTGCGTATCCTGTCACCAGGGTAGAGCAGGAAGCATATCAGATTATCAGCATGCTGCAGGGCATACCAGATTTGAGCCGCGGCAAGTGCGGCGAAGGAGGAAAAAATGAGAATTCAGCAGAAAGAACCGTTTAA
- a CDS encoding amidohydrolase family protein has translation MIQEIYDYVKQLQMIDTHEHLPAYEHMREKNDVITEFLAHYFNVDLVSAGMSGKECAALKGSSLNILEKWEVLKPYWEVCRHTGYGQSLQIAAREIYGIDSICAETIEALDAAYQKGFDGNHYRTVLKEKSKIKVSILDTWGDEGFDREYFITANRIDTLIQPRTGKDMLELEQAAGVCISSFEDYLSACEIRLNQYDKVSHILKLGIAYSRSLDFLPATRAEAEAAFLKLLRSGGGYIDKEEQIYYCDPVLTNYLFRFITGLAQEKGMVMQIHTGIQEGNGNILSNSRPSHLNEIFLEYPKMKFDLFHIGYPYQSELGALCKMFPNVFVDMCWAHIVSPVAARQILDEWLELFSFSKISGFGGDYMLIDGVYGHQFMARNNIARVLSGKVEEGLMDTEQACRIGKALLYDNPARIFGIEE, from the coding sequence ATGATACAGGAAATATATGATTATGTAAAGCAGCTGCAGATGATTGACACGCATGAACACCTTCCGGCATATGAGCACATGCGGGAGAAAAATGACGTAATCACAGAATTTCTGGCGCACTATTTCAATGTCGATCTGGTAAGCGCAGGAATGTCCGGAAAAGAGTGTGCTGCGTTAAAGGGAAGTTCTTTGAACATTCTGGAGAAATGGGAAGTGCTAAAGCCATACTGGGAAGTCTGCCGCCATACCGGATATGGGCAGTCCCTGCAGATTGCAGCGCGGGAGATATATGGCATTGACAGCATCTGTGCAGAGACCATAGAGGCTTTAGATGCCGCATATCAAAAAGGTTTTGATGGAAACCATTACCGGACAGTCCTGAAAGAGAAGTCCAAGATAAAGGTGTCGATACTGGACACGTGGGGAGATGAAGGCTTTGACAGGGAATACTTTATTACTGCCAACAGGATTGATACGCTGATCCAGCCCCGGACGGGCAAGGATATGCTGGAACTGGAACAGGCTGCGGGAGTCTGCATATCCTCATTTGAAGATTATCTCAGCGCGTGTGAGATCCGCCTTAACCAGTATGATAAGGTCAGTCATATATTAAAGCTTGGCATTGCATACTCACGTTCGCTTGACTTTCTGCCGGCAACAAGAGCAGAGGCTGAGGCAGCGTTTCTGAAACTCCTCCGATCCGGGGGCGGATACATAGATAAGGAGGAACAGATATATTACTGTGATCCTGTTCTCACGAATTATCTGTTTCGTTTCATTACCGGTCTTGCACAGGAAAAGGGAATGGTCATGCAGATACATACCGGAATTCAGGAAGGGAACGGAAATATTCTTTCCAACAGCCGGCCGTCGCATTTGAATGAAATATTTCTGGAGTATCCGAAGATGAAATTTGACCTGTTTCACATCGGCTATCCCTATCAGAGTGAGCTTGGCGCATTGTGCAAGATGTTTCCCAATGTTTTTGTAGATATGTGCTGGGCGCATATCGTATCACCGGTTGCCGCCAGACAGATCTTAGACGAGTGGCTGGAACTGTTTTCTTTTTCCAAGATCAGTGGTTTCGGCGGGGATTATATGCTGATTGACGGTGTTTACGGACATCAGTTTATGGCAAGGAATAACATTGCCAGGGTACTTTCCGGGAAGGTGGAAGAAGGGCTGATGGATACAGAGCAGGCGTGCCGTATCGGCAAGGCACTTTTGTATGACAATCCGGCAAGGATATTCGGCATTGAAGAATGA
- a CDS encoding Gfo/Idh/MocA family oxidoreductase, translating into MFNEEFHLEHPLKWGMVGGGRGSQIGYIHRCSAARDRLFTLTAGAFDVDEERGREFGVNLGVPPERCYSDYKTMFAGEAKRPDGIEAVTIATPNGTHYEICKAALNAGLHAVCEKPLCFTGAQANELLALAEEKNRIIGVTYGYTGAQMIHQAKNMIARGDLGDIRIINMQFAHGFHSAEVEKNDAGTKWRVNPATAGPSYVLGDVGTHALYLAKAMIPSLEIEELMCNRQSFVKSRAPLEDNAFVLLHFKGGAVGNLWASCVNAGSTHQQKIRVVGSKASVEWWDEHPNQLRYEVQGQPVQILDRGMGYLYQDDEMVTQDRMGGGHAEGLFEAWANLYRRFGTAMDRVNHGQRAGDVMDDLWFPNIRDGVQGVKFIERCVCSADQGSVWVEY; encoded by the coding sequence ATGTTTAATGAGGAATTTCATCTGGAACATCCGCTTAAATGGGGGATGGTCGGAGGCGGAAGAGGAAGTCAGATCGGCTATATACACAGGTGTTCTGCAGCGCGTGACCGTCTGTTCACGCTGACAGCGGGTGCCTTTGATGTCGATGAGGAACGCGGCAGGGAGTTTGGTGTGAATCTGGGTGTACCGCCTGAACGCTGCTATTCTGACTACAAGACAATGTTTGCCGGGGAGGCCAAACGTCCGGATGGGATAGAAGCCGTAACGATCGCAACGCCCAACGGAACGCATTATGAGATCTGTAAGGCTGCACTCAATGCGGGACTGCATGCAGTGTGTGAAAAACCACTGTGTTTTACAGGCGCGCAGGCGAATGAGCTGCTTGCACTGGCAGAGGAGAAAAACCGGATTATCGGTGTGACATATGGCTATACCGGGGCACAGATGATTCACCAGGCTAAAAACATGATTGCCCGCGGTGATCTGGGGGATATCCGCATTATCAACATGCAGTTTGCCCATGGATTTCACTCCGCAGAAGTCGAGAAGAACGACGCGGGGACGAAATGGAGGGTCAATCCGGCAACAGCGGGCCCGTCGTATGTACTGGGTGATGTGGGGACACATGCGTTGTATCTGGCAAAGGCGATGATACCGTCACTGGAAATCGAAGAACTGATGTGTAACCGGCAGAGCTTCGTAAAGAGCCGTGCCCCGCTTGAAGACAATGCATTTGTACTGCTGCATTTCAAGGGAGGAGCAGTTGGAAATCTCTGGGCGAGCTGTGTCAATGCCGGTTCCACGCACCAGCAGAAAATCAGAGTGGTAGGCTCAAAAGCCAGCGTGGAGTGGTGGGACGAGCACCCGAACCAGCTGCGTTATGAAGTGCAGGGACAGCCGGTACAGATCCTGGACAGGGGAATGGGATATCTGTATCAGGACGACGAGATGGTCACTCAGGACAGAATGGGGGGCGGACATGCGGAAGGCCTGTTCGAAGCCTGGGCCAATCTGTACCGCCGGTTCGGAACTGCGATGGACCGCGTGAACCATGGACAACGAGCCGGTGATGTGATGGATGACCTGTGGTTCCCCAATATCCGTGATGGTGTGCAAGGGGTGAAATTCATTGAAAGATGCGTCTGCTCCGCGGATCAGGGCAGTGTATGGGTGGAATACTAA
- a CDS encoding iron-containing alcohol dehydrogenase has product MDNFTFYAPTYFVFGRQSEEQAGECVKRFGGSKVLLHYGGGSVVRSGLLDRIKASLEREDISYVELGGVQPNPRSGLVYEGISLCRKEQVDFVLAVGGGSTIDSSKAIAAGAVYDGDFWDFYQGKPVTKALPIGTVLTIAAAGSEGSPDSVITNEKGMFKRGATGEAFRPRFSILNPELTQSLSPYQTACGITDIMAHLFERYMTTSREVEATDRLLEGLLLTMIHEGPRVIAEPNHYDARANIMWAGMMAHNNACGVGRTQDWSSHNIEHELSAEYDCAHGAGLAVVMPAVMEYNMHHNIMRFAQAAVRVWGCQMDFDHPEATARSGIDAFRRFLGSIGMPGDFSELGAKAEDIPAMAHRACFGDGRNGILEGFAPLTESDVVRIYESMV; this is encoded by the coding sequence ATGGATAATTTTACATTTTATGCCCCTACTTATTTCGTATTCGGCAGACAGAGTGAGGAACAGGCCGGCGAATGCGTAAAACGCTTTGGCGGCAGCAAGGTACTGCTACATTACGGCGGAGGCTCCGTCGTACGATCAGGTCTTCTTGACCGTATCAAGGCTTCCCTGGAACGTGAAGATATCTCTTATGTGGAATTGGGCGGTGTACAGCCAAATCCGCGCAGTGGTCTTGTGTACGAGGGAATCTCTCTCTGCCGCAAAGAACAGGTGGATTTCGTACTGGCTGTCGGCGGCGGAAGCACCATAGATTCTTCCAAGGCGATCGCAGCCGGCGCAGTATATGACGGAGATTTCTGGGATTTTTATCAGGGAAAGCCCGTGACTAAGGCACTTCCCATCGGAACCGTTCTTACCATCGCCGCGGCGGGCAGTGAGGGTTCTCCTGACTCTGTCATCACGAATGAAAAAGGCATGTTTAAGCGCGGTGCAACCGGCGAGGCTTTTCGCCCGCGTTTTTCGATTCTGAATCCTGAACTGACGCAGTCACTTTCTCCATATCAGACTGCCTGTGGGATCACGGATATCATGGCTCATCTTTTTGAGCGCTACATGACAACTTCCAGGGAAGTCGAAGCCACCGACCGCCTGCTGGAAGGCCTGCTCCTCACAATGATCCATGAGGGACCAAGGGTGATCGCCGAACCGAACCACTACGATGCACGTGCCAATATCATGTGGGCCGGCATGATGGCTCACAACAACGCCTGCGGTGTAGGCAGAACCCAGGACTGGTCCAGCCATAATATTGAACATGAACTGTCAGCAGAATACGACTGCGCGCATGGCGCCGGTCTTGCAGTTGTTATGCCCGCCGTGATGGAATACAACATGCATCACAATATCATGCGTTTCGCTCAGGCTGCTGTGCGCGTATGGGGATGCCAGATGGATTTCGATCACCCCGAGGCTACGGCGCGCAGCGGAATTGACGCATTTCGCCGGTTCCTTGGTTCCATCGGGATGCCCGGTGATTTCTCCGAGCTGGGAGCAAAAGCAGAAGATATACCTGCCATGGCTCACCGCGCCTGCTTCGGCGACGGCAGAAACGGTATCCTGGAAGGTTTTGCTCCTCTTACCGAGTCAGACGTTGTCAGGATTTATGAATCTATGGTCTGA
- a CDS encoding uroporphyrinogen decarboxylase family protein, giving the protein MTSKERVNCAFAHKQPDKVPMDIGGMSCSQMHVTNVAKLREYYGLEKRPVKTWDVFSMVGLIEDDLKDAMGVDVEFIKSYGGMFGFKDTGKWKEMKYMGVDLLVPERFEYSDDGKGGLYVYPQGDRNAPPSGHMPAGGFYFDNIEREKPIDEDNMNVEDNLEEFQAASEAELEYYRREVEKYRDSTRAVVLDVGGSALGDAAFVPGPGLKDPKGIRTVTGWMTAPLLYPEYTAEVFDRQSDMAIENWKKFYEIVGSIADVVFICGTDLGNQRSRMCSADTYEEYYHPYYQKMNNWIHENTNWKTLKHTCGAVFDVIPQLIESGFDSVNPVQCSAAGMDPERLKAAYGDDMLFWGAGVDTQRVLPFGTPEEVREQVLRRCEVFSKDGGFIFGAIHCIQCNTPRENIIAMIDALHEFNGDK; this is encoded by the coding sequence ATGACATCAAAGGAAAGAGTAAACTGCGCGTTTGCGCATAAGCAGCCGGACAAAGTACCGATGGATATTGGAGGAATGTCGTGCTCACAGATGCATGTGACAAATGTAGCAAAATTGCGCGAATATTACGGGCTTGAGAAGCGGCCGGTCAAGACATGGGACGTGTTCAGCATGGTTGGCCTGATTGAAGATGACCTGAAGGACGCCATGGGTGTGGACGTTGAATTTATCAAATCATATGGGGGTATGTTTGGTTTCAAGGACACGGGTAAGTGGAAAGAAATGAAATACATGGGCGTGGACCTGCTTGTTCCGGAGAGATTTGAATACAGTGACGACGGAAAAGGCGGATTGTACGTGTACCCGCAGGGAGACAGAAACGCTCCCCCGAGCGGACATATGCCGGCAGGCGGCTTTTATTTTGACAACATCGAGCGTGAGAAACCGATTGATGAAGACAACATGAATGTGGAAGACAATCTGGAAGAATTCCAGGCAGCTTCTGAGGCCGAGCTGGAATACTACCGCAGGGAAGTGGAAAAATACCGGGACAGCACGAGAGCGGTAGTTCTGGATGTGGGGGGCTCAGCACTGGGGGATGCTGCATTTGTGCCTGGTCCGGGACTCAAGGACCCGAAGGGAATCCGCACCGTTACCGGCTGGATGACCGCTCCGCTTTTGTATCCGGAGTATACCGCGGAAGTATTCGACCGTCAGAGCGACATGGCGATCGAAAACTGGAAAAAGTTTTATGAGATTGTAGGGAGTATCGCAGATGTTGTGTTTATATGCGGGACAGACCTGGGCAATCAGAGATCACGTATGTGTTCAGCCGATACCTACGAGGAGTATTACCATCCTTATTACCAGAAAATGAATAACTGGATCCATGAGAATACGAATTGGAAAACACTGAAACACACTTGTGGTGCGGTATTCGATGTTATCCCTCAGCTGATTGAGAGTGGATTTGATTCTGTGAATCCGGTTCAGTGTTCTGCGGCGGGCATGGACCCTGAAAGGCTGAAAGCCGCATACGGGGATGACATGCTGTTCTGGGGTGCCGGAGTTGACACACAGAGAGTACTCCCGTTCGGTACACCGGAGGAGGTGAGAGAGCAGGTTCTGAGACGCTGTGAAGTTTTCTCAAAAGACGGAGGTTTTATCTTTGGAGCCATCCACTGTATTCAGTGCAACACGCCTCGGGAAAATATCATTGCCATGATCGATGCACTGCATGAATTTAATGGTGATAAATAA
- a CDS encoding 5-deoxy-glucuronate isomerase — translation MRIQQKEPFKTGYQAITELQGKHSDMMMDFGVLKLKPGTEFEDALMLERAYLLLYGEIEVTFEGKTVRAKRKSFLDDDLWCLNVPEGVKVKITGIADDSEVAVMRTENKRGFESAVRCGDDIVKEVRGKGFMNEAGTRIVRTAQDHRLTPDSNLMLGEDVHYPGKWSGFPSHSHAQPEIYFYKFYPENGFGLLKLGDEGILLEHNDTVKIIPDKVHPQVAAPGYAMYYIWVIRHLDGNPYLGPDFEEQHLWVEEPGAVYWPDKSEGGTENV, via the coding sequence ATGAGAATTCAGCAGAAAGAACCGTTTAAGACGGGGTATCAGGCAATTACAGAGCTTCAGGGGAAGCACAGTGATATGATGATGGATTTTGGCGTCTTAAAGCTAAAACCGGGTACAGAGTTTGAGGACGCGCTTATGCTGGAACGTGCGTATCTGTTACTGTACGGTGAGATAGAGGTCACGTTTGAAGGCAAGACGGTGCGGGCGAAGAGAAAGAGCTTCCTCGATGACGATCTGTGGTGTCTGAACGTCCCGGAAGGTGTAAAGGTGAAAATCACCGGTATTGCCGATGACAGTGAAGTGGCAGTGATGCGTACAGAGAATAAGCGGGGTTTTGAGTCTGCGGTCCGCTGTGGAGACGACATTGTAAAGGAGGTTCGGGGAAAGGGGTTTATGAATGAAGCCGGTACAAGAATTGTAAGGACAGCCCAGGACCACAGACTGACACCTGATTCAAATCTGATGCTCGGCGAAGATGTGCATTATCCAGGAAAATGGTCGGGATTTCCGTCCCACTCACATGCTCAGCCGGAGATTTATTTCTATAAATTTTATCCGGAAAATGGGTTCGGGCTTCTGAAACTGGGTGATGAGGGTATATTGCTGGAGCATAATGATACGGTGAAGATCATACCGGACAAAGTACATCCGCAGGTTGCGGCGCCTGGTTACGCCATGTATTATATCTGGGTCATCCGCCATCTGGATGGAAATCCATATCTGGGTCCTGATTTTGAGGAGCAGCACCTGTGGGTGGAAGAACCCGGTGCAGTGTACTGGCCGGATAAAAGTGAGGGAGGGACAGAAAATGTTTAA
- a CDS encoding 3-hydroxyacyl-CoA dehydrogenase NAD-binding domain-containing protein — protein MITGVIGSGTMGRGIALAFAQTEGYEVHFCSRKEAGAENGKEKIRQALEKRVAKGKLTQETSEKILERIKTGTKEICAQADLVIESVKEDMDTKKNLFRELETICPKGCIFATNTSALSVTEMGQDLERPIVGMHFFNPAEMMRLVEVVAGMNTPEFLVSRVTEIARSIGKTPVQVQESAGFIVNRILIPMINEGILLYANGISSAEEIDAAMKAGANHPMGPLELGDLIGLDVVLAIMEVLQNETGDSKYRPHPLLKKMVRAGQLGRKSGSGFYRYA, from the coding sequence ATGATCACAGGAGTAATTGGAAGCGGGACCATGGGGAGGGGCATTGCGCTTGCGTTTGCACAGACGGAGGGTTATGAAGTGCATTTTTGCAGCAGAAAAGAAGCGGGTGCAGAGAACGGAAAAGAAAAAATCAGGCAGGCATTGGAAAAACGCGTTGCGAAGGGCAAGTTGACACAGGAAACATCAGAGAAGATCCTGGAAAGGATAAAAACAGGGACGAAAGAAATATGCGCTCAGGCAGATCTGGTCATTGAGAGCGTGAAGGAAGATATGGATACCAAAAAAAATCTGTTCAGGGAGCTGGAGACAATCTGCCCAAAAGGCTGCATTTTTGCTACGAATACCTCCGCGTTGTCCGTCACGGAGATGGGACAGGATCTGGAACGGCCAATTGTGGGAATGCATTTTTTTAATCCTGCGGAAATGATGAGGCTGGTTGAGGTTGTGGCTGGAATGAATACGCCGGAATTTCTGGTCAGTCGGGTAACAGAGATTGCCCGGAGTATTGGAAAGACACCGGTTCAGGTACAGGAATCGGCAGGCTTTATTGTAAACAGGATTTTGATTCCCATGATCAACGAAGGAATTTTGCTCTATGCCAATGGAATCTCATCAGCCGAAGAGATCGATGCTGCCATGAAAGCAGGGGCAAACCACCCGATGGGACCGTTGGAGCTGGGGGATTTGATTGGACTGGATGTTGTGCTGGCAATTATGGAAGTTCTGCAGAACGAAACCGGGGATTCTAAATACCGACCGCACCCGCTGCTTAAAAAGATGGTGCGCGCGGGGCAACTGGGAAGAAAAAGCGGCAGTGGTTTTTATCGGTATGCTTAG
- the iolC gene encoding 5-dehydro-2-deoxygluconokinase, giving the protein MVKKLDLILAGRAGIDLNTTVLNCPFAQIPSFTKSIGGSPANIAQGAARLGLRTGFVGKVAKDGMGEYILQSFKEQGIDTFGIQVDHTGARNCIALTEILSPDNSGTYQSSSEAFHHGTYLYREGTADLLLSPDEIDEAYIADARAVLLSGTAFSASPSREAMFQIIKHAKKHETAVILDIDYRPFGWKSREEAARCYTEVVVQADVVIGNREEFDAVEYLTMPDNKDNEHSARTLIEQGVRLVIVKDGAKGSWGYVKEKPAVQCQVIPTRALKTFGSGDAYAAGLMYGLLNDCSLRHAMQLGTACASIALTNISCADGIPKLEKAEQVRTAYFERNKG; this is encoded by the coding sequence ATGGTGAAAAAACTGGATTTGATTTTGGCGGGCCGTGCTGGAATTGATTTGAATACGACGGTGCTTAATTGTCCGTTTGCACAGATACCTTCTTTTACAAAATCAATTGGAGGTTCTCCGGCAAATATTGCACAGGGCGCAGCCCGGCTGGGTCTGAGAACCGGGTTCGTAGGAAAAGTAGCAAAAGATGGTATGGGAGAGTACATATTACAGAGTTTTAAGGAACAGGGAATTGATACATTTGGGATTCAGGTGGATCATACGGGAGCGCGCAACTGCATTGCACTGACGGAAATTTTAAGTCCGGACAACAGCGGCACCTATCAGAGCAGTTCAGAGGCGTTTCACCATGGAACCTATCTGTATCGGGAAGGGACAGCAGATTTGCTGCTCAGTCCGGATGAAATTGATGAGGCTTATATAGCGGATGCACGTGCAGTGCTGCTCTCGGGAACTGCGTTTTCTGCCAGTCCGTCCCGCGAAGCCATGTTTCAGATAATCAAACATGCAAAGAAGCATGAGACTGCGGTGATTCTGGATATTGACTACAGACCCTTCGGGTGGAAGAGCAGGGAGGAAGCCGCACGCTGCTATACGGAGGTCGTTGTGCAGGCAGATGTCGTGATCGGCAACCGGGAGGAATTCGATGCGGTCGAGTATCTGACAATGCCGGACAACAAAGACAACGAACATTCTGCCAGGACACTGATCGAACAGGGAGTGCGGCTCGTCATTGTAAAAGACGGAGCGAAAGGATCATGGGGATATGTAAAAGAGAAACCTGCCGTGCAGTGCCAGGTCATACCGACCAGGGCTTTGAAGACGTTCGGCTCAGGGGATGCTTATGCTGCGGGGCTGATGTACGGACTTTTAAATGACTGCAGTCTGCGCCATGCGATGCAGCTGGGAACGGCATGTGCATCCATTGCACTGACAAATATCAGCTGTGCGGATGGGATTCCAAAGCTCGAGAAGGCAGAGCAGGTCAGGACGGCATACTTTGAGAGGAATAAAGGGTGA
- a CDS encoding 3-oxoacid CoA-transferase subunit B — protein sequence MNHKQLIAARAARELKDGDVVNLGIGLPTLVAESVPQEISLMIQSENGFIGLSGRPEAGRENSNVVDAGRNFASIAKDGAFFDSASSFAMIRGGHVDVTILGALQVDENGDIANWIIPGKMVPGMGGAMDLLTGARRVIVAMEHTNKGNHKILKKCTLPLTAVGAVDTIITEMGVMEVTEKGMILTEYHPAYTIEQIQEATGCKLLISRELKPMTDEGLKDCGVAG from the coding sequence ATGAATCATAAACAGTTAATTGCAGCGCGTGCGGCCAGAGAATTAAAGGACGGGGATGTGGTGAATCTTGGAATCGGACTTCCCACACTCGTGGCAGAATCCGTACCGCAGGAGATCAGCCTTATGATACAGTCTGAAAACGGGTTTATCGGCTTGTCGGGACGGCCGGAGGCGGGCAGGGAGAACAGCAATGTAGTCGATGCGGGCAGAAATTTTGCATCCATTGCAAAGGACGGTGCATTCTTTGACAGTGCGTCATCATTTGCCATGATCCGCGGCGGGCACGTTGATGTGACGATTCTGGGAGCACTGCAGGTTGACGAAAATGGTGACATTGCCAACTGGATCATACCGGGTAAGATGGTTCCGGGGATGGGAGGGGCGATGGACCTTCTGACAGGCGCACGAAGAGTAATTGTTGCAATGGAACATACAAACAAAGGAAATCATAAAATTCTGAAGAAATGTACGCTTCCTCTTACGGCTGTGGGCGCCGTCGATACGATCATTACAGAAATGGGCGTTATGGAGGTGACAGAAAAGGGAATGATTCTTACGGAGTATCATCCTGCATATACCATAGAACAGATTCAGGAGGCTACAGGATGCAAACTGCTGATAAGCAGGGAATTAAAACCAATGACAGATGAAGGACTGAAAGATTGCGGGGTGGCAGGATGA